The Cygnus olor isolate bCygOlo1 chromosome 2, bCygOlo1.pri.v2, whole genome shotgun sequence genome contains the following window.
TCCATTTGCTTCatatagaatttatttttttttgataatgcTGACTATATATGTTTGCTATAAACATGGGTCACACAAAATGGCAGTAACATTGCTTCCCTTAAAGCCAACAGTTCCCAAAGTCAAATGAGCCACCCTAACTCTGCTACACATAACCATAGCAGAAAGTAAGGCCTCCAACCCCTCCCAGCCATACTTAGGGCATAGTTACCACATTAATCACCCTTACGGTGTTTCTCAGGCTGGAGCCACTCATGACTGAACTCATCCCCAGTAGATCATGGACCAACAGCAACTCAGGGCTCCTCACTGACCCCAGCAACCAGCCATGGGCTGTGCAGCCCTGTGGCCATCACTGGGAAGCTCTGAGAGAAGCCAGTGTCACTAAAAGGCCATTGCCAAAGGAAGTCCTTTGGTGTGTGATAATCATAAtgcttcccctctcctctctcccttatCACCTGACAAGTTAAAAACAgctctgaattttaaataaataaagacaattttgctgcccccctccccctggGCTGCTTTGCTGCCGGGCAACGCGGCACAACCATGAGGGGCACAGAGGTTTCCGTGGGTGAACGCAGAGCAGCCGGGCTGAGGGGACTGTGAGTCTGTGGTCAAAGACTGGGCACAGGGGGGACATCCATGAGGTATGGACCCGAATGGTCAGAGAGGTAACAAGGAGTGGGAGGAAGGCCAGTGCAAGGCCTGGAAGGGGCATGTTTGCTGTGAGGTGGCCTGGCCATGAGGCAGGCGCTGAGGGGCCATGGTGGGCAGGGCACAACATCTCATCCCGCCACAGTGTGAGGGGCCATGAAGGTGGCACCGCTGCCCCTTGGTCACCCACAAGGGGAAGGCAGTGTTGGCCACAAAGGGGTTGCTAAAGTTGTCTTTGCCACTCTGTCTCTGGTTTACTTGTCCGTGATAAACAGTTCAATGGGATTTATTGctacagctgtatttttaacttgGTCCACTTGAAATTTGTTATTACCACTACTGTTTTTGAAGGTGTTCTGCTTAACAATATGcgcacagagagagagacactGGGGCTGAGATAAGGTTGACAGGGGAGGGGCACAGGCTTGTTTATGGACCCAGAGTTAACTTCTGTGCATGGAATAGGTGTTAAGATTTCCCTGCTGACAGGCCCAggggaaaatgaacaaaactgtAAGTTTCTATTCATCTATTAACAAGGCTGTTTCTGCTGAGAAATGTTATTCACGTTCTTGGACATTTCTGTTCACAGAGCCACGTGACTTTTGAAGAATCATCTAAAGACGGTTGATGGAGCGTCATGGTTTTTACAAGGTATGATTTCACATCTTTTAAAGTAAGGTAGAAGGGTGGGGAGAAATGTGGCAATAGATAAACACATTAcctgtataaaaataatatattcttgTTTATAGTCAGTGTTCTAAAGACAAGGATAGCCTTTGggattgtttttaattgaaataaaatgtgtttggtCATGCCAGACTTTTATAGTCCATAATGAGTTTATTGCATATAATAATTATGGGTTCagtaattaaaacttaaaaattactGCTATTTTATTTGATATAAACGATAAATCAAAGATTTCATTTGACTTTTTATAAGTTAAAAACTAGGATGTGTCAGAAACATCAATCTTAGATTTCACATTATGGTAATTGTATGTTAGAATTCAACTACAGGAGCTGCTTGTGCATAGAAGTCTTTGACAAGTCAAAAACATTGGCTAAGAGCAGAATTTCGTTTAAATtggtattttatctttttaattcatttacaaTAATAGctatggaagatttttttttttctttctagagcCACTTTTCTGAAAGAGAGGGGATGGCAGTTTCCGCAGTTGCTTTACAGGATCATATAATACACAGTCATCAGCTCCAGGATCTTTCATTAACAGATCCTTTCAAGTCAAGGTCAAGGAATATCAGAAACATTTACAAACCTGTGAACAAAGAGATGGCCAAAGCAGTAGTAGATACTGGACTACGAAAAAAGAGCACTCGCcacaaaaataaagatgcagAAAGGGAGTATGTGCTTGATCCCAATCCTCCCCGTCTAACATTAGGTAAACctaatatattatatataatatattatattcagattcattaattatttcattttatttaaaataaactaaaatgaGGAAGCTAAACTTTCCATTCAATAAGATAATTCAGTTCTAGACAGCATAAAgtcttgtttttcagatatgttATATCCAGCAGTTTAGGCCATTATGTAAACAGTCATTTAAACAATGAAATTGTCATCGGTGTCTTGAATGCGTCTTCATATCTGAAACGTATTAAAACCTATTATGACAATGAAGGTGCATTATGACAGCTAGTGCATCTTGAGGAACAAAAATTCTAGTCTCttacactttttaaataagttttgtATATTGACTTGATCATAACTTTCATTACCTTATATTCTCAAATAAATCATCAGTTAAGtgaatattgtatttatttgggATAATGTATTACTAATAAGATAATTTTTACGTCtatttgaaattgtttcttttattccttattCAGTAAAAAGACATTTACTACTGCCGCATTAAATATATTCTGTGTTAATGTATACCCACCTTTACTCAAAGttaaaaaggtttgtttttacaatGGTCCTGGGGCTAAACCCAGGAAGAATTAACACCTGTAGTTAAATACCTTTTTCAAATTTGGAAGCAAACATGCAGCAAGATAAAAGTCACAGATGTGAGGGCTTGGAATGATGCCTGGTGAGAAAACTCACTTTTAAATAGTATTATAATAATACAGTTGTACAGCAGTGACAGataatattgctttaaaaaaaaaaaaaaaaacatagccaTGGAGCATCTTAGCAGACCAGGAATACAAATGTGCTTCATAGTGGtcagtttccattttctcttgtcCTTTTCTAAAGGTTTCTACAGTATTCTTACCATGAACATCTTGTCTCCATCCTTTTTGTTGCCTTGATTACACTTCTCTGAAAGAATCTTCCAGCTCAACAGTTTACACTTTTAAGCATAATAAACTTTCATCATCattaataattgttttatttattctgtttcataaaaatgCCCTTAGGCCTCTCTGAAGATCATGTTGCCTTTGCTGTAGTAACTGTCACAGTAGTCCCAGCTCTAAAGAGAACCATGTAAATCAATGAGGCTCCATACAAGCACAGGCATCTGCCTTTTGGAATCATCTGAAGGTTAAGAGGGTAACTTAAGATAATACACAACAAGCAAGTGtaacaagtgataggacaaaggtAGTAAGACAAGATTATTATTAGTATGTTTGCTTGGTTATACTTCTAAAGatgagagggttttttttttggttccgTTTGAAGAGGAATTTGAAAGAGGAGtgtacgggggggggggggggagaaaagcagagaagtacTGGGGTTAAGGCAAATATAAATAATGAGTGATTATGGAGGCTAAAGGTTGTGAAAAAATGCAGCCCAAGTGTGAGCATGTTCTCTGCAATTATAAGAAAGACgaagtattttctctttaaatcaCAGCATTGACTGAGAGGTCCCATATGAATGTTTGTGCAAGTGATTCAAAGAATGTGCTGAAAGATTTTAAGAAGTCATTGcaattgtttctgtgttttgcttatTAGTATTTTCACCTATAATCTCTCATGAATTTATAATGCTTatattaatctttcttttttttttttttttaggaagaattgtttgttttaaaccataCAGTTGTGAAACAACTTTGAAAACGTAGttgaatacatttttctcttctcgAGTTTGTGGGTAATCAAACAGTCTCAGAGGCTtctatcattattttttttctcaacaggGGCTTGAGTCCTAAAAGCTAACAATAAGGGTTTGAAGGTAACTGTGTATAATCACTTTGCTAACGTTCATTTTGACATAAATAACTCAGATGTAAAATGGGTGTGTCAGCAGATAGGTTGAGCTTGTAAATGATGCATAAGGCTGAAAACTCTTGGATGTCTTGAGCTGTAATAAAGGTAGGCTTTCATTACTTGCATTTATTCTAAGTGGTGTTTCAAGAATATCTTCACAGAGCCATTTGCATCAACCACATATCACTTCTTGTGTGTCCTGCTGCCAGTTTTCCTTCATCAACTACACTGTATAAAAGCTTTCCTTCTAAGCACCTGTATAACCTGTCCCTCACAAATATCCCATCTGATTTATATTATTTAGAAGTTAGGTTTTGCCTCCAATCTCTTCCTATTTGGCAGCTTTAATCATCCACTTGTGAAAGtttttaataagctttttttttttaccccgGGCGTATACAAACGGCTTTCCACAAAGCCATCTCATTGTCTTCCCTAAAACAGTCTCTGACCACAGTGCTTGGAAGAAAATCAAGGGCAGGCATTTTTTGTGTTGTGATACTGTCTTTCATGCTGTGACTGGTTTGCTATCTTGTTCGCTCCCTGTATATCCAGTTTTTGTCATCATAAAGACTGGCACTGTGTATATTGGACTATCAAAGTGGGATCCTGTTTCCTTATTTATTCACTGATACTCTTAGGTATTACTGTCAGATGAAATTTGATATATGTTTTTACTAGAACTTTTATCATGTATTTTATAATCTGATTCTTCTTTTGTAGCAGAAACACAGTGATCTGAGCAGCATGTGCTCTTCAAGAGTTGGATGGTCTGTGCAGCATGTACTCTTCAAGAGAGAAAGCACCTagttagaatttttttttgccactcaGATGCCACTTTCAGCAATTCGTGCATAAGCTTTAAGTAAAATACATGTTCTGAACTTAAAAACTAGTTCAGAAGTCTAAAAAGTTCAGCATCTAAGAAGTTTGCAGGATCTTTCATTATTCTCTTCAAGCTCACATTATTTTTCACCATCAGTATCACCAGTTGAGTACATTTTACTGCACCAGAATTGAAAGACAATGATATGCAGTGTTAAAGTATATTTTACGTTTTGAAAATACAGTGCTGTAAATATGTATGCACAGTACTGCTTGAGACTGAGAGGTTTGAATTGTAGCCCATAACccacaggcagagctgtgagctCCCTTCCGGACATGTGGATGTGCTGCCATCATTTCCAGGTATCACATTGTGTGGGAACTGAAAGTGTGCCGCCAAGATATTTCATATATGACCACCAATGCAATTTATGGTATTgattcaaattttcttttgctacttAGGTTTATATGCATTGCAAAACCACTGGTTGACATTTGGTTTGATACCTTTACAAGGGCAACAAAAGTAACAAGGTGGTGTGCCTGTGAACCAAACCCTAGGTGCAGAAAGGAATTTCCAAGTAGTTCCAAAGTACGCTGACATTGCTTGAAATCTCAAAGCCGTCCAGTTGTTCTAAGATATGGAATCAAATTTGTTGTGCATGTTTGAAGCTATAAGGAAGGTCTATGCAAAGATTTTGGTAGGATCCTTTCTCTGGTGTGAATGAAAGACTTGACCCTTCCCATTTACAACTAAATCTCTCATCTAGGCATCATCAGCTTGCATTCTAACTATTCCTCTTCCTTACTTTAatgttcctcttcctttctggtTTTAGAAAATACTATTGGTGTCCTGTTATGAAGTCTTGCTTTGCCTTGTTACACATACCTAGGGCATTCATCCACTGACTATAGTCAGTCCACAGAAGCTGCTTCCTTTGGTCGtccaaagatgacaaaaatctATTCTTTGCTGTACCCACTAGCATCCTTTTTATACTACTGAGATACTGATCCTGGCCTTTATCTGGCATTTGTAGGGTGGGAAATATTGTAATACTTTCACTAAGTCCTCCTTTGAGAAGGTGGGGACTTGTTGTGGATGTTCAGCAAAGCACCTCACAGTTATTGTTTAAGATTGACTAGATCAGCTACCAAAAGTCACTGGTGACCTGTGAAAAAGTCACTGTCATTGGTGTCCTGTGACCgtctcttttattttgtcaaGCTCCTTCTCTTGCATCCATCACAGTCATACTACACTTCAGCATTTCTCACCACCTTTTTTTATTATACTCTTTCattcatgtttcattttatttcaagaatacagaaatgcaaTGTTAAAGAAATCATTACAAATGAATTCCCCCTCATTTGGTTTATACTTACAATTTGAAATTATGTTATTGTGCACTGTTACATTGTCTAGTTAGTTATCCCTCTCTTAATAGCTGTGAACAGGTATCAAATTCATATTACTTAGCAAAtaagtttacatttttaaaattcctatATAAATCCCGTAATTAAAAGAAGTTCCAAAATTAGTAAATAGCTAGCTAATAGTAGGAAGTATGTTGCCCGCCAGTAGTTTGTTTGATGGTAAATTTATATGAAGTATTTgtataagtatttttaaataaatgcattatcAATGAATTTCACATGAAGAAAAGCTATTGTCTGTATCTGCCAGTGGGCATTATTCAGTGatttgttgttattgctgtcTGCAGCTCAGAAATTAGGACTAGTTGAGCCCCCTTCCTTGCCACTAACTGCTGAAGAATGGGCAAAATTAAAGCAGAGATCCGTACAGCATGGGGATTCCATACAGCCTTGTGCAATATGCAGGGAAGAGTTTGCACTTCAGCCTCAGGTATGTATCTGTGGACTACACAATTTAATTAAGATTTTCCAGAGTTACTGCTAAGACTCATTAggtgaaggaggaaaggaaggaaattaaaaggtCAACCGTAAGACACCATCTAGTATTTAATAGCTGGACCTAGCTATTATCGGCCtattctgaaagtattttggaaatgaGATGTTAGAGAAATGTTGCTACTGTTTGATCGCTGATGATGTTATGACAGTAGAGGAGAAGGCAGTCAGCAATTTTTGTCTGCTCTTGCAAAGCAAATATAGACTATTTTTTTGCTCCATTTAAACTCCTGTTAGATCTGATCTTATCCTTTGCTCATCAGAATGGTAAATATTCACTAATTATACAATTTCAGATATGTTCagatatgttttgttttctcacaagTTTTATTACTTTGTAGTTTAATTCAATAGTTATTTCTCTGTGGAAAATGGAAGTAGGTGTACTCTTAATACCATTCCGTCACTTACTTCAGTTATCTGAATGAACGCTTGCATTTTACCTTAGTGGCCATGTGTGTAGCATCATGCTTTATTAGATTCTCTCATGTATCATCTTGAAAATGTTAAGCAAAAGGGACAAGTGACTGATTGAAGAGGAGTGCAGCTCCTGAGAGGCGATGATGGTAATTAGAAGAATTACCTGAACTGCTTGCAAGTTTCTTTCCACAGTGTGTTTCAGGGTgcttcttttctgcctcttccccctttttaatttgttttcctttaagattttttaCAGCCAAGTCTGTGATGTGAATCAAGGTCTTTAATAACCTTAAATGGAGTTGCTTCCTTTTACATCAACATTAACTGGAGGTGTACAATTGTCCAAAGACAGGTGGGATGGATCTGGCAAAAGACCATTCTGCCAATTTCTGGCTACCTAGAAGTCTAAAGCTTGACAAGAGAGAGCAAAAGACAGCACTCATTAAGAAGGTTACTTTAGATTTGGCACAAAAAGGGAAATGCCTCTGGAATTCTTTTTGTCCTTAGTGTTTCGTTAGCTTTCATCCCTCAAGGGAAAAAAGCCACTGTATCTGaaagcttttccttcagctggCTGCTAGCCATTAATCCTTTTGTGTTTGCAAGCTCAATAGTGCACACTACTTGTTCTGGTTTTCACTCCTTTCccagtttttccttcctctaaGAGCCAACTGCCTTTTTTGTCCAACTCTGTATCTTTTGTCAGGATGGAGATCATCAGCATTTGGTGGGAATTTAGGTCAGATAAAGGTGAAGTTTTCTTGTAGCCTGTGaacatgctttctctttttttttcttttttttctttttttttctttttttttcttttttgtatgtgtgaaatgctgcatttgaTGTATATCACTTCTTGAAATTTAACGTCTTtatggggaaaacagaaaaaaaataatcagctttcattttaagtacTTGTTCCGTAATCGTTTGCTCAAGTCAATGGCAGTTGGCATTTCTTACTTTCTGCCACTCCATGTGTTGTCAATGCAAAAATTCACAAATTGGTTTAAGCTGTTATTTATTAAGTAATTTGTATAGAagactaattttattttcaccagAAAGAATGCAATGGTCACAGAAAGAAAGTGATGACCTTTCAGGCAGTCAGAATTTTTCTTGTTGtcaacattttttacttttcagcttttataaTGGCTTTAAgttgggtttgtgtttttttcctttgtaaaataGGTGCTGCTTTCATGTTCCCATGTATTCCATAAAGTGAGTATGCTTTTGTTTAACAGTTCAAACATATATGTGTGTTAAACTACTTAAGTGAATatcttaataaattaaatataatctTGAGAAGTAATTTTGTTTCCAGATTCTTACAGTAAGAAATATAACTTAAGGCTATTTTATGATGAGTCCCTTCGTTCCATTTTATTATCTATTTAAAGCTGTATGGGAAATCATAGTTTGTAACTGTATTtgtataccaaaaaaaaaaaaactcatagcaatatatttacatttgcaaatttctctaatattttaattataaaaataaacattctgtATAGTTTTCATAGATTGTTGCATGAACCTTTTACATTCTGTAATCCAAGCAGTTTTGCCTATTCCAATGATATCAAATATATTGTAATtaattgcagttatttttttcaggcacgcctgaaagcctttgaaaaatTTACAGGTAAAAAGTCTTTTCCTATGTGTAGGAAAAAGCAGTACCAGACCAGAGTAATACATGATGGGGCCCGCTTGTATAAAATAAAGTGTGCTATTAGGTAAGCCCTACTTCTGCTAGAGGCATCATCACTGGATGATACTTATTTCCAAATAATGTTCCAAATTTGTTAAAACTTTAATAAGAAACTAGACAGAATGAATGCAGTACAGAAGCTaatgtttgggggaaaaaatgtaaaatgattgTTTCATGTAAATActaaaattatataattttcctcttcttgAACAATCCTGTTTCTTACAGAATTCAAGCCTCCCGGAGGGGATATATTGTTAGAAAATAGTATAAAAACTTGAGAAAAACTGTGCCTCCTAAAGACAGCAAACTAAGAAAACAGTTCTTTGAGGAAAAGGTATGTTGGACTCACTTCTGTGGTCCATTTCTTTGATGTGATTCAGCTGCCTTAAATCAAAACTCTTGAGTATCTGCTCtctactttttcatttattccttgTCACTTGTACCAAGCAAGCAGCACTGGAAACACTCTGTTGTTCTGTTAGTCTCCTCAAGCCACCCTCTTTTCAAggtaaaagcaggaaaaataatttaaggcCTGCCTTTTGCCTTGGCCAACAACAACAAGGCTTTTTGTGAGTCtctatttcccttccctttctgatAAATCACAGTAATCTGTTACCCATGAGGGGGTGTAGTTagggaagaaacaaataaatgcataaacaaTCATATCCTCCTTACACTCTCAGTGTTCCTTCACTCAGCACGGAACTGGATAGTTCCATCCTGTAGATTTGCTCTTCTCTAACTTCTGCTGAAATGCAAGTCAGACTATAATAAATTGGGGTCCTGACCCCATACAAATTAGGCCGTATCAGGTACAAGGATTTTGCAGTGACCCTGCATCCCTTTAAGCATGCAGCTGCAAAGTCCCAGTGCTATCCTCAAGTTCTTTGCCAATTTTCCACCTTTCCCAGTTTAATAACAGTCAATCCAATGCAacttttcagtaacaaaaaacACTGGTGAACAATTACAAGACCATCCCTCAGACAGCGAGAGATGCCATCTTCCAGTCCAGGTTACGAAACAGCCTGATGAACAGAGATTAACAAAGCCCCACAACACATTAATTTCAATGTAGCCAGTGCTTACAACTAGGAAAATAACCCACATTGCAAGCTAAATCAGTGGTAGGTTTAAACCAATACTTGAAACaatctggtttattttttattgttggctgtttgtgttttgttttttttttttaatcactacTATATTCAAATAGAAGAGTGCTTGCAGAAAAATGCTTCTTACTGTCTATCCTTTCATCATTTGCCACATTATTTGGTTGTATCCTGTTAGAGCACAGCTTTGGAGGCAGGGACCCTCTCTTGCTGTATTATACATTTATGTCTGATATGTATGTATGATGGATACCCTACAGATGATCTTGCAGACTGTTGCAGCGAAATTGATACCGCTGTTCTGCTTCTGTGGTGCTGGTGGCAATGGGAGACAGGAAATACTGCTCTCAGCCTGGCTACTCAGACAGTTCAGTGGTTGCTGTGCTGCCTTGTAGTTAATGCAAAGTCCTTCTTtagttgaaaacagaaatggggGTAACTGAAGAAGGCTAATGTTACACATGAAAGTACTTAAGCGTTTAAGTTTGAAAGAAGTGAATACTTTGGCTTGTGACTGTCCTCAAGTAGCATGATGAGAACAGacaacagaaacagatttttctgcatGGAGGACTGGGGAACAACATTGTATGCCTCTTTCCCAACAAGGTTATCAACCTTCTGTAGGCTCAAGATACCATGCTTAGTTACACACAATGTCCCAGTAATGGGAAGCTGAAGAAAGCTTCTAAATGTGCTGAAAGTTCAGCTGAGTGCTATtggttaaattattttttttctcaccagaCTTCTGATGTCTGCAATAGCTGTCTATTAAGCTACCTACGATGGGCTAGCTTTTAGAGACCCTATCTTAGGTAACAGTTTtaggaagaaacaaacagataaaactGCTCACTTTTTATCAGATGATAGTAAGCCATGGGATAATCTTCTTTTAAGATTGTGTCCATGTATAGTTTTAAGCATTAGGAAATAATTCTCATACATaacacttcagtattttgtaGGGAACAAAATTGGAACTAATTCTTCATGTTCTATTAAGAATAAACTTATGAAGTCTTCTTATATGGATTAGCTAGGTTTAAATGAATTCAGTGCCAATTACAATTAAAGGatatacattcatttttcttagtgGCTCTCAAGTGGGAATTGTAGATGAGTTTTCCTACTGCTAGCTCTTATACTTTTAAGTGTTGGTTGATGAAAACactaaagaaatttttcacaaGGAGCTATCCATTTCCAGAAgctaaaaagc
Protein-coding sequences here:
- the RNF32 gene encoding LOW QUALITY PROTEIN: RING finger protein 32 (The sequence of the model RefSeq protein was modified relative to this genomic sequence to represent the inferred CDS: deleted 1 base in 1 codon; substituted 1 base at 1 genomic stop codon) translates to MERHGFYKSHFSEREGMAVSAVALQDHIIHSHQLQDLSLTDPFKSRSRNIRNIYKPVNKEMAKAVVDTGLRKKSTRHKNKDAEREYVLDPNPPRLTLAQKLGLVEPPSLPLTAEEWAKLKQRSVQHGDSIQPCAICREEFALQPQVLLSCSHVFHKARLKAFEKFTGKKSFPMCRKKQYQTRVIHDGARLYKIKCAIRIQASRRGYIVRKXYKNLRKTVPPKDSKLRKQFFEEKVYQLNSTHLLSSYDINLDDFFSEIDSTIAASRDVFQQVEGKEIFISENDWEKIQMQALQQEIVDCPICIMPLSSAFHPASILSGNSNQFSRQAVLLSCSHLFHHTCLQAFEEFSLGVRHICPLCRSYYQKKVLKC